Proteins from a single region of Sphingomonas morindae:
- a CDS encoding DNA adenine methylase: MPDTLRPVRPVRPVAGYIGGKRNLARRICAIIDRVPHSSYAEPFVGMGGIFFRRGRRPRAEAINDISGDVAGLFRCLAEHYPYLIDMLRFRVASRAEFDRLLAQAPDSLTDLQRAVRFLYLQRLAFGGKVSGRTYGVDAAAPARFDVSKLEPMLADVHERLQGVTIERLPYADFLRRYDRNGALFYLDPPYHGCETDYGPGVFSRDDFAQLAEQLRGIKGRFLLSINDNAAVRTTFAGFALLPVATTYQVGGTPTKAAELIISNLPPELVAACR; the protein is encoded by the coding sequence ATGCCCGACACGCTGCGTCCCGTTCGTCCCGTCCGCCCGGTGGCGGGCTATATCGGCGGCAAGCGCAACCTCGCGCGCCGAATCTGCGCCATCATCGACCGGGTGCCGCACAGCTCCTATGCGGAGCCGTTCGTCGGCATGGGCGGCATCTTCTTCCGCCGCGGCCGCCGCCCGCGCGCCGAGGCGATCAACGATATCTCGGGCGATGTGGCGGGCCTGTTCCGCTGCCTGGCCGAGCATTATCCCTATTTGATCGACATGCTGCGCTTCCGCGTCGCGAGCCGGGCGGAGTTCGACCGGCTGCTCGCCCAGGCGCCCGACAGCCTGACCGATCTCCAGCGCGCGGTGCGCTTCCTCTACCTCCAGCGCTTGGCCTTCGGCGGCAAGGTCTCGGGCCGGACCTATGGCGTCGACGCCGCCGCCCCGGCGCGCTTCGATGTCAGCAAGCTCGAGCCGATGCTCGCCGATGTCCATGAGCGCCTCCAGGGCGTGACGATCGAGCGGCTGCCCTATGCCGACTTCCTCCGTCGCTACGATCGCAACGGCGCGCTCTTCTACCTCGATCCGCCCTATCATGGGTGCGAGACCGACTATGGGCCGGGCGTCTTCAGCCGCGACGACTTCGCCCAGCTCGCCGAGCAGCTGCGCGGGATCAAGGGGCGCTTCCTCCTCTCGATCAACGACAATGCCGCGGTGCGCACGACCTTCGCCGGCTTCGCGCTGCTACCGGTGGCGACCACCTACCAGGTGGGCGGCACGCCGACCAAGGCGGCCGAGCTGATCATCAGCAACCTGCCGCCCGAGCTGGTCGCCGCCTGCAGATAG
- a CDS encoding UvrD-helicase domain-containing protein produces the protein MVKLLTDEQQEAVDWQESLLLTACPGSGKTRTLIAKLVAEIECVRGTPRSICCITYTNTAVQEIEQRASEQLQAGDERYIYVSTIHSFCLHSILRPFAWLRPDLGGARRILTRDSPDFEAICQYAAAQVNLLQLNQADYEAFESLSVDTNGRIIGVALKNDAVCRAAPYFWARCAQLGYIDFGNIVYGAYLLLREHPGIALSLCARHPWFLIDEFQDTTELQVEMLKLLHATRRSKIFAVGDLYQSIYGFTGARPELVAPFGVHIGARSDLSLSLNFRSSRRIVNHAERLFPRLPPMTAAGSTRDYPVDPILIRGGTVFEAITEHFLPALEAQHIALGDATILAKDWFSLITLARELRDFGTPIVGPGARPYKRSRLFAQLAEQLCGAIVEPTGDTTRQLERALFHTVQDATGQARLGLFGFAGRQVLVRLQREALRLANLGHGAIAWLDAMSQATGDILLRAEYVDRIQSGLFYASVQEMKADMIRQKVDIFNLTIEHLGLFASPTRALRLSTIHYAKGREYSAVAVIGLRTGYFPFKYSDDVIAEKRQFYVAITRAEKLLMYVAERDRWGNAPSPFLGPTGLNVLR, from the coding sequence ATGGTAAAACTCCTTACCGACGAACAGCAGGAGGCGGTCGATTGGCAGGAGAGCCTGCTACTCACCGCTTGCCCCGGCAGCGGCAAAACACGCACACTTATTGCCAAGCTGGTGGCAGAGATCGAATGCGTGCGCGGGACCCCGCGTTCGATCTGCTGCATCACCTACACCAACACTGCCGTCCAGGAGATTGAGCAACGCGCGAGCGAACAGCTCCAAGCTGGGGACGAACGCTACATCTACGTCTCAACGATTCACTCATTCTGCCTGCACTCGATTCTACGCCCGTTCGCTTGGCTCCGACCCGACTTGGGTGGCGCTAGGAGGATCCTGACCCGGGACAGTCCAGACTTCGAGGCAATCTGCCAGTACGCCGCCGCGCAGGTGAACTTGCTTCAGCTAAATCAAGCCGATTACGAGGCATTCGAAAGCCTTAGCGTCGACACCAACGGTCGGATCATTGGGGTCGCGCTGAAGAACGACGCGGTGTGCCGTGCCGCCCCTTATTTCTGGGCCCGGTGTGCTCAACTTGGATACATAGATTTCGGAAACATCGTCTATGGTGCCTACCTCCTCCTACGCGAACATCCAGGAATCGCCCTGTCACTTTGCGCGCGGCACCCGTGGTTCCTTATCGACGAGTTTCAGGACACGACCGAACTTCAGGTTGAAATGCTGAAGCTGCTCCACGCCACGCGAAGATCGAAAATTTTCGCCGTGGGAGACCTGTACCAGTCGATCTACGGCTTCACCGGAGCCCGCCCGGAACTCGTTGCACCCTTCGGCGTCCACATTGGAGCTCGATCCGATCTGAGCCTCTCGCTGAATTTCCGCTCCAGCAGGCGCATCGTAAACCACGCCGAGCGGCTATTCCCGCGCCTCCCGCCCATGACGGCGGCGGGATCGACGCGCGACTACCCGGTCGACCCCATCCTAATTCGCGGAGGGACGGTATTCGAGGCGATCACCGAACATTTCCTGCCGGCTCTCGAAGCGCAGCACATCGCGCTTGGTGACGCGACGATCCTGGCCAAGGATTGGTTTTCCTTAATTACCCTAGCGAGGGAACTCAGAGACTTCGGCACGCCCATCGTGGGACCGGGAGCCAGGCCATACAAGCGCTCGCGCCTTTTCGCACAACTGGCCGAGCAGCTTTGCGGCGCCATTGTCGAGCCGACCGGCGACACGACCCGACAACTCGAGCGAGCGCTGTTCCACACCGTGCAGGATGCTACCGGTCAAGCCCGGCTCGGACTGTTCGGATTCGCGGGCCGTCAGGTCCTGGTCCGACTCCAGCGCGAAGCGCTACGTCTAGCAAACCTCGGGCACGGGGCAATCGCCTGGCTGGACGCTATGTCCCAAGCCACTGGAGATATCCTCCTACGTGCGGAGTATGTCGACCGCATCCAGTCCGGCCTCTTTTATGCCTCGGTGCAGGAGATGAAGGCCGACATGATCCGGCAGAAAGTCGACATCTTCAATCTCACGATCGAGCACCTTGGCTTGTTTGCAAGTCCGACGCGAGCGCTTAGATTGTCGACCATTCACTATGCAAAAGGGCGCGAATACTCGGCAGTCGCTGTAATAGGTCTGCGGACGGGGTATTTTCCATTCAAATACAGCGATGACGTGATCGCTGAAAAGCGTCAGTTCTACGTCGCGATTACAAGAGCGGAAAAACTGCTGATGTACGTCGCCGAGCGGGACCGATGGGGTAACGCTCCTAGTCCATTTCTAGGACCCACCGGGCTAAACGTCCTTAGATGA
- a CDS encoding ATP-dependent nuclease, with protein MRLSRIVIKNLRAIQALDIPITDAATVVIGENNAGKSTLLHGIRLCLDVTLSSAFRSLSKEDVHCAVDQSAPFQVLVAVEFTGFAGNENEEALLHGTQIGTDRARLFYRFRPKRLVRELILSGYLDRPLTLDDFGWELFGGGNPEIDVASIQWDHENGDIGACSVGLQILQSFLVVFLPALRDVEADLQHFRRSPLMKLVEASEMDLAEQAAIVEAVKAVNAQIETSTPINDLAGYIDSALKEITGPAFALDVKLGLSAPTFQSIVRNLIVLLSGALAQNVEPRRNGLGLNNVLFIAMLIEQFRKRAASGNAAGELILIEEPEAHLHPQLQSTLMDALRQLPFQVIATTHSTQVTAGASLSSFAVMSQQPNGISVAAVPSRASGLTPNDRKDLERYLDATKSNLLFARRVMLVEGPAELLLIPPMVKQILGIDLEREGISVVAIHGTHFGPFARMFAVDCLPKRCAIVADADRVPGIGDPDDDVVPPENLVALEGEFVKAFVGATTFEREITMDGNLTMLAAVAGDLGAPRIQSHLDDAKFLGTTEELKEKVLRTAVRFGKARFAQAAARHAEKAQKLPPYIEQAVYWLRQW; from the coding sequence GTGAGACTGAGTAGGATTGTCATAAAGAACTTAAGAGCAATCCAAGCGCTCGATATCCCGATCACCGATGCGGCGACCGTCGTTATCGGCGAAAACAATGCGGGCAAGTCCACACTCCTACACGGCATCCGCCTCTGTCTCGACGTTACCCTGTCCTCCGCCTTCCGTTCCTTGAGCAAGGAGGATGTACACTGCGCCGTAGACCAGAGCGCGCCATTCCAAGTACTCGTTGCTGTCGAGTTCACAGGATTTGCCGGCAATGAAAACGAAGAGGCACTGCTACACGGCACGCAAATTGGTACGGATAGAGCGAGGCTCTTCTATCGGTTTCGCCCGAAGCGTCTCGTGCGTGAACTAATACTCTCCGGTTACCTTGACAGGCCACTTACACTTGACGACTTCGGCTGGGAATTGTTCGGTGGCGGCAACCCAGAGATCGACGTTGCGAGCATTCAGTGGGATCACGAGAACGGTGACATAGGCGCCTGCTCCGTCGGTCTTCAAATTCTGCAGTCCTTCCTCGTCGTGTTCCTTCCGGCGCTGCGTGACGTCGAAGCCGATCTGCAGCATTTTCGGCGTTCACCTTTGATGAAGCTGGTCGAAGCAAGCGAAATGGACCTCGCCGAACAGGCGGCGATCGTCGAGGCGGTCAAGGCCGTAAACGCTCAAATAGAGACATCTACACCTATCAACGATCTAGCAGGTTATATTGATAGCGCCCTAAAGGAGATCACCGGACCCGCCTTCGCACTTGACGTTAAGCTCGGCCTCTCCGCTCCCACCTTCCAATCGATTGTACGCAATCTAATCGTGCTGCTCTCAGGCGCGCTGGCGCAAAACGTCGAACCCCGCCGTAATGGTCTCGGCCTAAACAACGTTCTCTTCATAGCCATGCTGATCGAGCAGTTCCGCAAGCGTGCCGCTAGCGGCAACGCTGCAGGGGAGCTCATCCTCATCGAGGAACCAGAGGCCCATCTGCATCCGCAACTGCAGTCGACCCTGATGGACGCGTTGCGGCAGCTCCCCTTCCAAGTCATCGCCACCACCCACAGCACCCAGGTAACGGCGGGCGCGTCGCTCTCCTCCTTCGCCGTCATGTCCCAGCAGCCGAACGGTATCTCTGTGGCTGCGGTTCCGAGTCGAGCGTCCGGCCTCACGCCAAATGACCGAAAGGACCTGGAGAGATACCTAGATGCGACCAAGTCGAACCTCTTGTTCGCCCGCCGCGTCATGCTGGTCGAAGGACCGGCTGAGTTGCTCCTAATCCCACCAATGGTGAAGCAGATCCTAGGCATTGATCTCGAGCGCGAGGGCATATCAGTCGTTGCCATACATGGGACGCACTTCGGGCCCTTCGCCAGAATGTTTGCCGTGGACTGTCTCCCCAAGCGCTGCGCCATCGTGGCCGACGCGGATCGCGTTCCCGGTATCGGTGATCCTGACGACGATGTCGTGCCGCCGGAGAACCTCGTCGCTCTTGAGGGAGAATTCGTGAAGGCGTTCGTAGGCGCGACTACCTTCGAGCGAGAGATTACTATGGACGGGAACCTGACCATGCTGGCTGCGGTCGCTGGTGATCTAGGCGCACCCAGAATACAAAGTCATCTTGACGATGCGAAGTTTTTAGGCACGACAGAAGAGCTGAAGGAAAAAGTGCTTCGGACCGCCGTTCGTTTCGGAAAAGCTCGGTTTGCGCAAGCCGCAGCCCGCCACGCCGAGAAGGCCCAAAAGCTCCCTCCCTATATTGAGCAGGCCGTATATTGGCTGAGACAATGGTAA